The DNA segment GGCGAACCGGTCAAGGAGCGCCGGGAGCATTCCGAAAGCGTCATCGACGACCATTGGCACTGGCGCTTGCACATGGCCGAAAAGATCGCCAGCTTCCTGGACGGCAACCGTTTCGGCGTCAAGGCCATGTACGTGTTCGGCAGCACCAAGAACGCCACCGCCGGGCCGAAAAGCGATATCGACCTTTTGATCCACTTCCGCGGCAGCGAGGACCAGTTGGAACAATTGATCCTCTGGCTAGAGGGCTGGAGCTTGTGCCTGGCGGAAATCAATTACTCGCGCACCGGCTACCAATCGGAGGGGTTGATCGACTACCACATTTTGACCGACGATGACATCGCCAAGAAATCAAGCTATGCGGTCAAGATCGGCGCCACCACCGATGCCGCGAGGCCATTGACTTTGAAAAAAGTCATGCTGGCTTGAGTTTTAAAGCAAACGTCGTATCGCTTTTTCAGGTTCTGTGGGGTCGAAACAGACCAACGCCAGTTCAGGCCCATCATGGGCCGCGGAAAAAGCGTAGGTCCGGCCGATTTTTTCCTGCCAGGAACCGGTCAGGCGCGCCGATTCGTGGACATGGCCGTGCAGCGTAACCAGGGGCTGCCGCTCCTGGATGAAGCGCTGGATGGCGATGCTGCCCACGTGCACATCCAGGGGAACATGTTCCACGAAACGGCCGTCCAGGGCGGCACGGTCCAGGCTGGTCTGATAGGGCGGCGCATGAAAAAGAAAAATGGACTTTTCAAGGGCGGCTCCGGCGCCCAGATTTTCAAGATCTTCCCGGATGGTATGTTCGCGAATTTCTTTTTCACCGATCGCGGCCGTCAACCTTCCCTCTTCGGGCGGGAGCGCCCCGGGATCGACAAAATGGGATACGTCGTATCGTTCCCAGTCCTTTAAAGCGAAAGGCGTGGGCGGCACGCAGGAATACCCGAAAACCCGGTAATCCAGATAGGGGATTTGGCGCTGATGCATGTAGGTCCATAAGCCCTTGCCATCGTAGCGCAAAAAAACCGGTTCTTCGCTGCGGGCATCATCATTGCCCATAATGACAAAAATCTGCGGGAAGTTGTCTTTAAGAACTCCCTTCAATTTCATCAGTTCGGGGGCCAGAAAATCTTCCACGAAGCTGCTGGCCGAACTGCTTGTTTTCCCGAAATAACGGGCAGCCGACGGCAGAAGATCGCCGCCGAAAAAAACCGCTTGTGGAACATGCAGTTCAAGTTCAGAAAAAAGAGCCCTGTAACGCGTTTCCCGGCCATGCAAGTCGCTGACAAAATAAAACGGATAACCGTCCTTGCCCATTACGAAACGGTTGTTTCGGGTTTTAAAATGACGCCCTGGCTCTTGCGCCCGTCAATCATCACCGTGAGCGGCTCCGCCAACCGGGCATGCTTCAAAAATGGAGTTTCAGCGCATACCGGCAGGGATTCGAGCCAGGGCCAGTCCATGAATCCCAGCTCGCCGTTCAGGGGAATGGTGAAATAGCCGATGCGCAACGAAGTCATATTCTGAAAAAAATGCGACCCCTGCGACGGGTCCACATTCATGTTCGGCAGACTCACCTCCACCACCACCTTCACGCCGCTGATCTGGCTCCATTTGACCGGGATCCCCAGCCAGGAGTCGGTGCTCCCCCAGCGGCCCGGCCCGATCAGCAGATAGGGGAGGTTTTCAGCGCGCAGCTGCGAATTGAGCTTGTCGACCTCGTCCGCGATCTGCGGGCTTTGGGCGGCATCAAACACGGCCGGTTTTACAAAAATTATGTCCTTAATCGAGTCGACGATCCCGTTGCCCAGGACCTGGTTGCTGAAGCACAAAGTCGCTTCTTTTTTTGTTTCGGCCAATTCCACCTTGACCAGCTCATCACTGACCACCAGCGGCCGGACCTGCAAAATACTAAATGATGCGGGAAAGACATTGGCTGCGTCCAGGGTCGCGGCAAATTCCATTTCCACCGGACAGTCCATGGCTTCACTGCTCAATTTAAGCAGGCGCTCCAGTATCTTGGCCAGAGGAAA comes from the Candidatus Aminicenantes bacterium genome and includes:
- a CDS encoding nucleotidyltransferase domain-containing protein, with the protein product GEPVKERREHSESVIDDHWHWRLHMAEKIASFLDGNRFGVKAMYVFGSTKNATAGPKSDIDLLIHFRGSEDQLEQLILWLEGWSLCLAEINYSRTGYQSEGLIDYHILTDDDIAKKSSYAVKIGATTDAARPLTLKKVMLA
- a CDS encoding metallophosphoesterase, whose translation is MGKDGYPFYFVSDLHGRETRYRALFSELELHVPQAVFFGGDLLPSAARYFGKTSSSASSFVEDFLAPELMKLKGVLKDNFPQIFVIMGNDDARSEEPVFLRYDGKGLWTYMHQRQIPYLDYRVFGYSCVPPTPFALKDWERYDVSHFVDPGALPPEEGRLTAAIGEKEIREHTIREDLENLGAGAALEKSIFLFHAPPYQTSLDRAALDGRFVEHVPLDVHVGSIAIQRFIQERQPLVTLHGHVHESARLTGSWQEKIGRTYAFSAAHDGPELALVCFDPTEPEKAIRRLL